The genomic region TGCAGAGAACCAAGCTCCTGCGAGCATCGCAAAAGCTAAAAAAATCCCTGCAATACGCAATTTCATTTAGAGCAGGCGAGTATTCCCATCAGCAAAGTCAACATACTTTTTCTTGTAGAGTGCACCTAAAGCTTTTTTAAATACTTTACGGCTCACACCAAACTCACCTTGGACAGTCTCTGCCGATGATTTAGAATCATAAGGCATCACACCATCAGATTCTTTAAGGTATTTGATGATGAACAACTCTAAATCATCTTGAACCGCTTCATGAAGAGGAAATAAGGTTACATCTAGCTTGCCATCATTACGGATTGCTTTCACAAAGACATTGAGGATATCGCCTTTTTCAGGGAGCTCAGTAAAGTCACTATCAAAGATCATGGCGTGATACTTATTATCGACAACCATGCGCCATCCCAGCTCATGCTGCTCATAAATAATACCTTTGAAAGGATTACCCACTTCTATATCGGAAACATCATTTTTTAATTGATTACGTACTTTACCAGTAGCGATTACACGCTGACTCACGTCATCATATTTCAGGTAAACAAAAGCTTTTTGACCCACTTGAAAGGGATAGGGTTGATGAGAAAAAGGAACAAATAAATCTTTCGGTAAACCCCAGTCTAAGAACGCACCAAAGTCATTGATATCTATAACATCTAGGAAAGCACATTCACCGACAATAGCCAAAGGCGTCTCTGTAGTTGCAATGATTCTATCTTCCGAGTCAGTATAAATGAAGACTTCAATATCGTCTCCCTCAGTTAAACCTTCTGGACAATAGCGCTTTGGAATTAAAACATCTTGTCCTGACTCCAAATTGCCCAAGTAAGCTCCAAAATCTACTAAACGCAACACTCTTAACGTATTATAACTACCAATATCAATCATATCTATTCACTTATTATTATATTTATACTCTACACTAATGCAGACGCTTACTTAGCAAAATCATTTACTCGCAATAAGCTCTAAAAAGTCCTTACCATAACGTGCGGCTCTATAATCACCCACGCCTTTAATTTTTCGAAAGCCATCTAAATCAACAGGTTTCCCATCTTCCAAAGCTTTTAGTGCGGCATTGCTCAAGACTAACCAAGGTTCGACATCATCGCGTTTTGCTAATTCATTTCGCAACTGACGCAGCTCTTCGTATAAATCCCCGCCCTCAATTTTTTGTTTTCTCTGAATCGCTTCTATCGCACGCGAAGGCTCGCGTTTGATTCTTTTCTTTTTACTAGGAACCATGAGTTCTAAAGCTTTGGGTCTTTCGATAAATTCGCTGCCCATAGTAGTGATCTTCAGAACGGGGTACTTATCCTTGGTGCGTTTCACCAAGCCCTTACCTTCTAAACTCTGAAGTAATTCACGAATATGAGATTGATCCATCATATCTAAACAGCCGTAGTGATCCGAATCTTTTAAACGGCTTCCCACTATCGAAGCATCGCGACTTCCGGTCACTAACATTGCTATTTTAGATAAGCCTAAATAACCACTAAAGTTCTCGACGGCTTCCATTAAGCGTAAAACTTGTTTTGTTTCGACTTCACTTAAACGACGGTATTCGCCTCCAGTTCCCGATGCGGGCTGACAACGATCGCAGGTACCACAACGCCAGCTTGAATCATCGGCACCAAAATACTTAATCAAATAATCTTGACGGCAATCACGGGTTTGAACATAGGAAATCATTTCGTCTAAGCGTTCGACTTCTGAATCACGTCTCTTTTTCAAACCTGAAAAATCTATATCTAGCGCGCCATCAGATAAAACTTCGAAACTTCTACCCGAAAAGGGCGGTTCCCAGAGAACTTGATCACCCTTCAAGGCATTCACAACTCGCTTCACTTGTTCGGGTTTCAAACCCGTTATAGAGCACATCTGATAATAGGAAATCTCGATCATCGCACCATTCATCATGGTATCGCCATGACGCTCTAAAAAGCGGTGAATAAAAATAGCACGCTGAGTCTTGGGAGTAGGAAAATCTGCGAGCAGCTGCTCGCGACTTTTGGCAAAACCCATTTTTCCCGTGTTTTCTTGGCGAAAGCCACGGCGAATATAATTTTTCTTCTCTAATTCTTTCATCACTCCAGAGAGCTGTTGCTCACCTTTCGCTTTGGGAATCATCTCGGCGAGTTCACCTAGAGTCATTTCAAAATAGTTCTCGCCAGTGCGCTTACACATATTCACTAAAGTCAGCCAGGTACTGCGAATCATAGCTTCATCAGGGTTATTGAGGTCAATCAAAAATTCATGGGTGTATCGATCTGCAAATGAAAAGAGTAAAACACAAGTTGATTGCTCTCCATCACGTCCTGCACGTCCCACTTCTTGGTAATAAGCTTCTATCGCACCTGGAAAATTATAGTGAATAACCTGACGAATATCCGCTCGATCAATTCCCATGCCAAAAGCATTTGTTGCCGCTAAAACTGGGTTTGAATCATAGAGAAAATAATCCTGAGCATCATTGCGATCGCGATCACTCATTCCGCCATGATAACCACGAATTGATAAGCCATCCATCACTTCTTCTACCGCTTTACGGGTGGAACAATAAATAATTGTCGGCTTGCGATCTTCGAGCAATTCGCGAATTTTTTCTAACTTCTTATCTTTCTTTGAACATTCCTCTACCATCAAACTCAAATTGGGGCGGGCAAAACCCGTCACTACCACATCCATTTCTGGGCGTCGTAACTGGGTTTTTATATCATCTCTAACTCGTGGCGTCGCGGTAGCGGTAAAAGCACAAATTTGCTTAATACCCAGTTTCTGAGCCATCTCACCCAAACGGGTATAATCAGGACGGAAGTCATGGCCCCATTGGGATATACAGTGAGCTTCATCGACCACTAAACTAACGGGGGATAATCTTTCAGTAAATCGCGAAAGGCTTGTGAACGCATGCGTTCAGGTGCAACATAAAGTAATTTAATCATCCCTTGCTGAGTTTGCATGAGGATATTATTTTGAATAGTTTGGCTTTGGGTACTATTGATAAACTCAGCTGAAATGCCCTTATTCTTCAAGGCATCTACTTGGTCTTTCATCAGCGCAATCAGCGGAGAAATAACCACTGTGTAACCCTGTCTGACTAAAGCCGGAAGTTGGTAACAGAGAGATTTCCCTGCTCCCGTAGGCATGACAACACAGAGGTCCTCACCCTTATAAACTCTCTCTATAACTTGATCCTGTCCTTCTAGAAAGGTATCAAAGGAGAAGAACTTCTTGAGTCCTTCACGCAATTCATTCATAAACTAGAAACGGTTGCTCGAAGACTTTTTGAAGTCTTTGAGATTTATTTTGAGCTTATTAAACTTATAATTGAGTACCCGTGGAGTCGTATTGAGCGCTCGAGCTGCTGCCGCTGCATTGCCGCGATGACGCTTCAAGGCTTCAACCAAAAGTTCTCTTTCGTAGGTTTCGAGCGATGCCTGTAAATCGGTAACCGTATTATTATCGGGGTCATCTTCATTGAGGCCCGCCGCTTGTAGCGATGGAGGTAAGTTATAGCCGTGAATTACATCATCATCAGTACTGAGAACAGCTCTTTCGATACAGTTCTTCAGTTCCAAAACATTGCCTGGCCAGTGATAAGCCATCACCATATTAATTGCAGGAGTTGAAATACGTACAACTTTTTTACCATAGGAACGATTAAATTCATCTAAGAAATAATCGGCGAGTAAAGTGATGTCTGATTTACGGTCACGCAAAGGTGGGACTACCAGTGTATTCACACTCAAACGATAGTAAAAGCTTTCTGAAATTTCTTCTGTTTCGATGGCTATATCTACGTCTTTATAAGTCCCTACAACAAGGCGAACATTAGATTTTAATAATTCTGTACCACCAACACGTTTGAAAGTTTGATTCTGTAAATAATCTTCGAGTTGCTGCTGAATTTCCATTGAGGTATCAGTTAACTCATCAATATAGAGTGTTCCACCATGAGCTTTCTCTAACATACCTGCTTTGATTAGGCGGCCATCGCGTTCCACTCCAAAGAGTTCTTTTTCAACCATATTAATAGGCAGACCACTGCAATTCAATGATAGGAATGTACTCATTTTGCGAATACCGCTAAAGTGAATCGCACGTGCGGTCAATTCTTTGCCCACACCACTTTCACCCATGATCAAGATCGATCCGTGGTTATTGCCCATGAGGTTGATATTTTCAAAAACTTTTTGCATAACACGGGAATTCCCCACCATGTTACTAGGGTTGTAGCGATTGCCCAATTCTTTCTGTAGACGACTATTTTCAGCTTTAAGAGTGTTTTTCTCTTCTATACCTTCGCGAATTTGAAAAACTGCATCAGCAAGCAAATTGGCAATAATTTCTAAAAGTTGTTTTTTGCCTTCCCAATCAATAGTCGCAGTCGCTTCTAAATCAACTGAAATAGTACCAATCAATTCATCATTTCGCATAACGGGAACACAAACAAAACCAATATCGTGGCGTTTACGCGC from Lentisphaera profundi harbors:
- a CDS encoding S1 RNA-binding domain-containing protein; translation: MIDIGSYNTLRVLRLVDFGAYLGNLESGQDVLIPKRYCPEGLTEGDDIEVFIYTDSEDRIIATTETPLAIVGECAFLDVIDINDFGAFLDWGLPKDLFVPFSHQPYPFQVGQKAFVYLKYDDVSQRVIATGKVRNQLKNDVSDIEVGNPFKGIIYEQHELGWRMVVDNKYHAMIFDSDFTELPEKGDILNVFVKAIRNDGKLDVTLFPLHEAVQDDLELFIIKYLKESDGVMPYDSKSSAETVQGEFGVSRKVFKKALGALYKKKYVDFADGNTRLL
- a CDS encoding RecQ family ATP-dependent DNA helicase — encoded protein: MVDEAHCISQWGHDFRPDYTRLGEMAQKLGIKQICAFTATATPRVRDDIKTQLRRPEMDVVVTGFARPNLSLMVEECSKKDKKLEKIRELLEDRKPTIIYCSTRKAVEEVMDGLSIRGYHGGMSDRDRNDAQDYFLYDSNPVLAATNAFGMGIDRADIRQVIHYNFPGAIEAYYQEVGRAGRDGEQSTCVLLFSFADRYTHEFLIDLNNPDEAMIRSTWLTLVNMCKRTGENYFEMTLGELAEMIPKAKGEQQLSGVMKELEKKNYIRRGFRQENTGKMGFAKSREQLLADFPTPKTQRAIFIHRFLERHGDTMMNGAMIEISYYQMCSITGLKPEQVKRVVNALKGDQVLWEPPFSGRSFEVLSDGALDIDFSGLKKRRDSEVERLDEMISYVQTRDCRQDYLIKYFGADDSSWRCGTCDRCQPASGTGGEYRRLSEVETKQVLRLMEAVENFSGYLGLSKIAMLVTGSRDASIVGSRLKDSDHYGCLDMMDQSHIRELLQSLEGKGLVKRTKDKYPVLKITTMGSEFIERPKALELMVPSKKKRIKREPSRAIEAIQRKQKIEGGDLYEELRQLRNELAKRDDVEPWLVLSNAALKALEDGKPVDLDGFRKIKGVGDYRAARYGKDFLELIASK
- a CDS encoding DEAD/DEAH box helicase, which translates into the protein MNELREGLKKFFSFDTFLEGQDQVIERVYKGEDLCVVMPTGAGKSLCYQLPALVRQGYTVVISPLIALMKDQVDALKNKGISAEFINSTQSQTIQNNILMQTQQGMIKLLYVAPERMRSQAFRDLLKDYPPLV
- a CDS encoding sigma 54-interacting transcriptional regulator, which produces MASSKFSNDLLIIYKISQSLLRHKNVNTLLNEVLDILETEMRTERATLTLFHVNENALIIEASKGLSAQEKGRGRYSLGEGVTGLVGLNRQAIVIPNIAEEESFLDRTRARKRHDIGFVCVPVMRNDELIGTISVDLEATATIDWEGKKQLLEIIANLLADAVFQIREGIEEKNTLKAENSRLQKELGNRYNPSNMVGNSRVMQKVFENINLMGNNHGSILIMGESGVGKELTARAIHFSGIRKMSTFLSLNCSGLPINMVEKELFGVERDGRLIKAGMLEKAHGGTLYIDELTDTSMEIQQQLEDYLQNQTFKRVGGTELLKSNVRLVVGTYKDVDIAIETEEISESFYYRLSVNTLVVPPLRDRKSDITLLADYFLDEFNRSYGKKVVRISTPAINMVMAYHWPGNVLELKNCIERAVLSTDDDVIHGYNLPPSLQAAGLNEDDPDNNTVTDLQASLETYERELLVEALKRHRGNAAAAARALNTTPRVLNYKFNKLKINLKDFKKSSSNRF